The following DNA comes from Carassius carassius chromosome 41, fCarCar2.1, whole genome shotgun sequence.
CTCTCTGCTCGACTCAACATCTTCTCCAGAACAGCGGCTGAGATCCAGCAGAAcactgggatgtggcacatgatgaaGAGGCTCCTTGATGACTTCAGGTGTGAGATGATTGTATTGGCCAGACTCTGATCACTGACTCTCTTCCTGAAGTATTCCTCCTTCTGTGGCTCATTGAAGCCTCGTACCTCTGTCACTCGATGGACACACTCAGAGGGGACGAGAtcagctgctgctggtctggaggtgatccagatgagagcagagggaagcagatTCCCCACAATGAGGTTCGTCAACAGCACGTGCACTGATGCTGATTCACTTACATCACACAACCTCACATTACTCTGAAAATCTAGAGACAGACGACactcatccagaccatcaaagatgaacaacACTTTATATTCATCACTGGATATCTCCATTTCTTTTGTTTCAGGGAAAAAGACCTGAATGAGATCTGAAAGACTGAGTGTTTTGTTCTTCATCAGATTGATCTCTCTGAAAGGAAGAGGAAATATGAGCTGGACGTCCTGATTCTCTTTCCCTTCAGCCCAGTCCAGgatgaacttctgcacagagactgtttttcCAATGCCAGCGACTCCCTTTGTCAGCACAGTTCTGATGGGTTTGTCTTGTCCAGGTAAAGCTctaaaaatatcattgcatttGATTGGTATCGTTGCTCCTGCAGCAGCCTTCAAagttttttctattcttttaatttcatgttcatCACTGATCTCTCCATTCCCTCCCTCTGTGATGTAGAGCTCTGTGTAAATCTCGTTCAGGAGTGTTGAGTTTCCCTGCTTTGCAAATCCTTCAAAAATGTACAGATGCTTGTTTTTTATTTCCAATCTTAATCTTTGAATCTTGACTTCAGCTGTTTCTGAATCAAATCTGTTGAAAACATGTTTATTAGTAGCAAGAAATGTAGACAGTTTAGGCACTATAAATGAGTCTTGATGGTTTTAACCTACTGATATTCCATGAATCTTCCAGGAGAGCTACCAGTCTTCTCTGCATCTTGACATGATTTTCTGTGTAAATCCCTTATAGACAAAACAATAGTTTTATATTCAATACTTTCATCTTCACAGTTCTGAGTTAATGCTAGCCAGCTTGTGAATTTACCAGAAACATTTTTATATCTCACCAACATTCTTATCTTGTCTTCCTCATTCTCTTTTTTCACTGCCCTGTTGATCTTTGCTGGCCTTTGTTTATCTGTATCTTTTGTATCTTTCTTGTCATTCAACAAGCAATTAAGAGGAAGTGAAATTATCCAGCCACACTAAACTTTTGTCTTCTCATCTGTCATCAATGCAAAGTATTCCAATACTTTTATTGTTTGTCCTAAAATTATAGATACTTTTTGTTTTCACTATTTATAATACACTTtactaaagtaaaataaatgagtACTTATAATAGAATGTTTCCTTAGTTTCAGTGGAAGtgattttttcagataaattgtCATTTGCATTGAATGATCGCTCTTCATAGAACACTTGGAGAAGATTAATCTGATGGGGGCTACAACCCTTTGATGGGCCCCggacattcacaaaaaaaaatagatgcaGCAGTGGaatttaaacttcttttttttttttacttgagtgcTGCGTTTCTGGAATGCTGTGTCATGCTCAGACACTGCAAAAGATGCAAGTGCAAAGGTAGGGCAGTGAGGTGCAAAAGTGCGTGAAAAACTACCTTTTTTCCATCGGAATTGATCCATTTTGAAGTTGAATTGGCATTTGCATTGACCGGTTACTCTTCATGGACAAAACACTAGGGGTAGATGAGTATGATCTCTCCTGCTGAAGACTGACAgtgaaaataaaagacatttgtTGATTTaagaaatttagtttagttttggaGAAGGTTAACAATAAATCACTGAGGAGAGAAAGTGTTCTAAATATTACAATCTACATCATCCTTATGAATGTCACCACATCACTGCACTTCTGAATATCTTTAGCTTAAATAAGGCTATATTCACACTGCAAGCTGTGCTTAGTTTCAATTTATTGCTCAGATTTTTTGAATGGTTGTTTACATTAGCATTTATAAATGTGGCCAATATCAGATTCTAGTGTGAACGAATGACGGTTCTAACAGACCCACAAATGcaaaagaaagataaaaagacaGCATGAAGCGCTGTCATATGAAAGTAAACACAAAGCCAGTGTAGTAAGCGTTTAGAAGTTCATTTATAAGTTGAAGTGCTACGGAAGCAAGCTAATTCATGAGCAGGTGATAAGGAAGATGATGTCAGCACCTGCGGGGCATGGGGGTCCAGTCACaggacattcacacacacacacacacacacacacacacacacacacacacacacacaaaatgacattCACAAATCACACAGAACGTGTTTTTGCTTTGAGAAACGCAAGATGTGAGAGTGAAATTTGGAAAAAAGTTTGGACTTGATTGCTGTGTTTCTGGAACGCTATTTCATGTTCAGACACTGCAAAAGACACGAACGCAAAGGTAGAGCAGTGGAGTGGAAAAGTGGTTAACTTAATGTTCTAAAATAGCACCAGGGAAAGTAACTTGGGAAAGTAACTTTAACTTGTCATATTTTCCTGCTGTGTGAACTATGTGAAGTTATTTCCATTACCTTTTTTCCATCAGATCTGATCCATTTTGCAGTCGAATTGGCATTTGCATTGACCGGTCACTCTTCATGGACAAAATACTAGGGGCAGATGAGTCCGATCTCTCCTTCAAACTACAACAGGAAACATAATTTTATGTTATGCTATACCTTGTGTTTATAACACATGTGCTAGTAAAAAACCTGTAAAATTCATTGCATTTCTGTTATAAATAGAAAGTGGATCATTGAAGTAACATTGGATCACATATTCactgtaattataattaaaaaagatgTTAATTTGATGACCACTGAAATGATAGAAAAGGGAATACCTTAGATGTGGTAGATGTATTTCATTTCTTAGCTGAATAGGCATTTTCATTGATCGGTCACTCTTAAACGACAAAACACTGGGCGCAGGTGAATCTGATCTCTCCTGATCAACTCTGTCAgataaaacattttcagaattatttataatattctaTACCAGATTAAAAGTCAGTGGAACTGGAAATTGCATGTCATTGTTACAGTTTTTGCAATGTATTCACATCTATTCTATAgcaaatgtatactgtatatgacGGCAATTCAAAATTTACCCATGATAAGAAGAAGAATCTTTGTCTTTTAACTGATCCATCACTCTTTATGGACACACTAGGTTCTTTTGGcacacagacatttttttttcttcgttaGGCAAAGACTCCTTTTATTATTGagtattttttcttttacatgGAGAGCTGGAAATGTGAAAGAGAAACAGATCATGCATGTAAACTATCTGGTTTTACTAGTTTTTCCTGATGCACCTGAGGGTGTAATCTAAGTGAActgcttttaaaaaacattataaagcattaAATAACTGACATTGACTAATCACATATATTTTGTGTCATACAGTATGATGCCTATAGCTCAGCTGAGGAATCATTAAGATTACAATGTATTTTAGTAActaacattataaaaacattcagCAGATATGATTGAAAAATTAATATTTCTCTAAATCATCAGGTGTAGCTCAAACTCAAGGATTCATCTTGCCTGTGATATAAAGATGTATATTGAGATGCACTTACCATGTGTCTTCTGAATTTTCGCCAGTCCACATAAATCCGTTGAACTGAATGTTTTCTGTTCTCTCCACAGTTAAAGTACCTGCTCCTCGGTAGTGTTGTGAGAGAGTCATGGCGTTAAGGAAGTTGGCAATGGTTTAGTCTGTCACACccatggtaaatggtaaatggactgcatttatatagcgctttcaacagaccacatggccatccaaagcgctttacaatttgcctcacattcacccattcacacacacattcacacaccgactgcggtgtctgccattcaaggcgccatccagctcgtcgggagcaggtggggttaggtgtcttgctcaaggacacctcgacacttggtcaggtggagccggggatcgaaccaccaaccttccggtttgtagacaacctacatgaaccactgagccactgccgcacCCATAAACCATCTGATGCATATTGCACATTGCACAACTGGATGGCACTTTCTAGTTCAGCTTTTTAAAGAAAGCATAAAGATTATTAACCTAATGTTTTAATTctgcaaataataatatataatcttTCTAGTGGTACTTACCTTGTGTTTCCAGATTTCCACTTGCTAGTCCTCGCATTAAGGAAGTTGGCAGTGGCCCATAGTCTCAGACTCAGGCGTCACACCCACTTACCGTCTGATTCTTGTTGTAAACAAAATGGAAAGCACTTTCTTGGTGTAACAAGTGCTAATCTAACTGGCTGGATTTGCAAACTTGAATTTGGGCACACCAGACTCATCGGTCTGCCTGCAAACAAAATCATGTTTGCATGGTACCAGATTTTGAGGATGAAATAAGCCCTGGATTTGGCAGTCCAGAAGGATATTTGGCGTTTTGTTTGAGGTACTCAGTAACAAGTAGACTAAGATGACCACGAGCAGAACAACCATTAAGTTTATGCATGTGTACTGTACATTTATTACATATGTATAActcacactttacaataaggtcataTTAGTTGACGTTACAACTGTCATAGGTTGCTGCAGTACAACACACGATCAAACAAAGATGAAGGTAGAAGGTAATCTTAATAAACCAAAAGGGTAATAATccacacagagagagaacagCAACAAATACACACAATCAGCGTTTAAGACCCGAAAAACACTAATAGAACAGACAGGAACTTAAATACACAGACAAATTTGACGACGACATGATGACATAATCAATCACGAGGGAAAACTATGTCAAGGAACACATAAGGGAAGAAAACGAACTAAAAGTCCATGTGGTTTGACAACAAGCATATTCATaaccataaaaatatatattacatacttAAAAAACTGTATAATCCTTTATAAAACCTGCTATCCGAACTCTCAGTCCATAGAAATTGTGATTTGTCTTTACTCTAAAGACATAGTCcatacaaaaattttaattctgtcattattcacatcatttaaccaaacagttgctggtagcatttgacttgcatagtatgaaaggaaaaaaaatctttaagtcaataccatcagctgtttggttaccaacattcttcaacatatcttcttttgtgctcaccaAAACAaccacacaggtttggaacaacatgagagtgagtaaacagaatgatgacagaattttcattttgggtgaacgataTATCTCTTTAGGTCAGATGGTATCACCGTATCATGCATGATAACTTCTCACAATGTTAAAAGCTTGAGTGCTTATTCCTAGAGTTATCTTAAGGATTActgttttatagtgttttttcCAGTATAATGGCAAGCATATTCAAGTCTGATTCTTCCAGATCATTCTCAAGCAGATCGAGTTCCTTCAGGTGGAATGGATGTGATTTCAGAACTTCAGTCAATGCTGTCACTCCTTCATGTGTTACATTACACTTGGACAACCTGAAGAGAGCAGAGTGAATTTATAAGCAGAGATGGTTTTGCtattatttcatttgattttaaaTGGCTTTAGATCTAAGATTGCACTAAATAAGACATTTCCAGATTTTTACCTCAGCTTCTGTAGTTTACAGTGAGGCTGCTGCAGTCCAGCACAGAGCTTCTTCACTCCTGATTCTTGTAGATCATTAATGCTCAGATCCAGATGTGTCAGACTGCATGTCTTTAAGCtgagagctgaagccagagcagtGCAGCTTCTCTCAGTGATTCCACATTTGTCCaacctgagaaaaaaataatcataatatgtACTGTTCCAACTACGTGAAATATAAAATGTGCTCACAAGTTTTTATATAGTAACCTCAGTGTTTTCAGTCTACAGTTTGGATGCTGAAAAACAGCAGACAGCAGCTCTGCTCCCTGATCTCCGGGTCTGTTGTTGCTCAAGTCCAGTTCTCTCAGATGAGAGTTTGACCTCAGAACTGAAGCCAGAGATCCAAAGCCTTCTGGTTCAATTTTGCAACATGAAAGCCTATTGACAGAAATTCCAGTAAatttgattgatatgatacaGTGTCAGAAGAAAATTTCAAATTAGTATAATCAAGAAATCTTTAATGATAGTAAAAgattaatgatttaaatgtttgcttgtttaatatttgtttaaatattggaCATGGTGAGTACAGTAGTCACTTTACTTGTTTTCCAATTTCTATGATGTTTATGTCCTTTATGCTATGGCTTTTAACATTCAGTGGTAGCCCTTATAAAACAAAAACCCTTCACCATGAAGCAATATAATTTAATGGTCAATTTATTGTTTACTTAATCTAGCACAAGTATTCAGAATCATCTTGCCTGAGTGTCTCCAGTTTACAGTGAGGATGATGCAGTCCAACAGAGAACAGCATCACACCCGAGTCCTGGAGCTCATTCTCACTTAGAGAGAGCTCTTTCAGATTTGAAACTGTTTGTAGTATTTTAGCCAATGCTATACAACTTTTGTGTGTTATGTTacagttatttaacctgttaaaaCAATTAAAAGGCTCTTTAGTCATAAATAACTTTAAATTTATTTCATGATTAGCTAAATAAGCTCATAATTGTGTAATAACTCACTTTATTGTTTCCAATGCACAGTGTATTTTACCCACAGCAGCGCAGAGATGTTTCATTCCAGAGTCTCCAATGTTGTTCCAGCTCAGGTCCAAAACTTTCAGATGAGAAGGGTTTAAACTCAGAGCTTTGCTCAGGTAAACACAGCCTGCTTCTGTTACTCCACAGTTCTTAAGACTGCAGAGAGGAGAGGTAATACATTTGAGGTCTCAATCCAAAGACAAAAGCCTTGTTGCAAATTTGGCATGAAAAAGTCTATTTTAAAGACAGTTAACAGAACCTACTTCAAGGATTCCAGTCTACACTCCGTATCCTGTAGCCCTGCAGTGAGACATAGGAAAGCTTCATACTTGAGCTGATTAtcttgttcattttgatgattgaAGAGCCATTCCTCCCTTCTGAAGAGGCatagaaatatttctttaaatgtcTTCATAAAGTATGTacataatgtatttataatataatattgtaatatttaacaaCTTTactccaaacaaacacacagttttGGTTCATAGCATGAGTTTTTTACTCCTTTGCTGAGTATTTCTACCCCTGCGTCCTGCAGGGTGTTATTGctcaggtccagctctctcaCATTGGATAGTGATGAAAGAACCAAACACAGTGATACACATCCTTTGTTTGTGATATTACAGTCATGCAACCTGGAAGAGCAAGTAGACTgtcaattttttattcatttattgccgttttattatatatacattttctgctcTCACATGTATAGTTAATTCCAAAAGGTGCTCATCAAAGTCAAGTAATCACACCCATTCATTTCTGTTTATATGTAATTGATTTTGAATACGTCGTGTAAGTAGCTAAATGTTCTCACCAGATCTTTTTTGACATCTTGATCACAGGAAGCAGCCAATACAGAGCAGTGTCTGATCTTCCATAGTTACAAAGTTCGAAATCCTCAAACTTCTCATTTGATGTCATTAAGATGTACACCAGAGCCGACCAGAGATCTGGGGACAGAGCTTCGCTGTTCAGCTTTCCAGAAGTCAGGTAGCTTTGGATTTCAGTAATGAGGGAATGATCATTGAGTTCATTCAGACAGTGGAACAAAATAAGAGCCATTTCTGAGCAAAGGATTGTTTTTAGCTTCTGCTTGAGATAATCAATAGTTTTCTCTGTTTCCAGGGAGCTGTCTGTCTTCTTCACCAAAAGCCCTTTTAATAGACTGTGATTTGACTCCAGAGAAAGTCCAATCAGGAATCGAAGGAAAAGATCAAGATACCCATTcatactttttaaatttttttcaacTGCACACTTGTGTAAACTCAACATTGTCACCGGCATTCCAGATTCATGTGCTTCAAGCACGTTTATTCTGCTGTTGTGGAAGGAGAGGTGCACATATAGAGCTGCTAGATGTTCCTGAAtgctcagatgaacaaagcagaaGACCTTCCCCTGATACAAACCAAACTCCTCTCTGAAGATCTGAGTGCACAATCCTGAGTACACTGATGCTTCTGTCACATCAATGCCACACTCTCTCAGGTCTTCCTCATAGAAGATCAGGTTGCCTCTATCCAGCTGCTCATATGCCAGTTTCCCTAGTTTGAAAATCATCTCTTTGTCTTTGCTCTTCTTCTCATTGTACTTTGTATCTTTGATGTTAATCTGTGCCAtcaggaagtgtgtgtacatCTGAGTAAGAGTCTTGGGAATCTCTCCACTCTCTGCTCGACTCAACATCTTCTCCAGAACAGCGGCTGAGATCCAGCAGAAcactggga
Coding sequences within:
- the LOC132123426 gene encoding NACHT, LRR and PYD domains-containing protein 12-like isoform X1 codes for the protein MKSNRSMQMPVYLRNTTHLPHLSLVDRSDSSSPSVLSMKSDRSMQMPIHLKNGSMEKGLHQERSNSSSPSVLSMKSDRSMQMPIHLNEPPPLGLRYSLTKSCQDALKTGSFPGEFIHQCDSKSPDIKINRLKKEIKKKQLYIFEGFAKQGNPKLLKDIYIELYITEGGNGEISYEHEIKRIEKTLKVPAGATIPIKCNDIFRALPRQDKPIRTVLTKGVAGIGKTVSVQKFILDWAEGKENQDIQLIFPLPFRELNLMKNKTLSLSDLLQMFFPETKEMEISSDEYKVLFIFDGLDECRLSLDFQSDVRLCDVSESASVDVLLTNLIVGNLLPSALIWITSRPAAADLVPSECVHRVTEVRGFNDPQKEEYFRKRVSDQSLADRIISHLKSSRSLFIMCHIPVFCWISAAVLEKMLSRAESGEIPKTLTQMYTHFLMAQINIKDTKYNEKKSKDKEMIFKLGKLAYEQLDRGNLIFYEEDLRECGIDVTEASVYSGLCTQIFREEFGLYQGKVFCFVHLSIQEHLAALYVHLSFHNSRINVLEAHESGMPVTMLSLHKCAVEKNLKSMNGYLDLFLRFLIGLSLESNHSLLKGLLVKKTDSSLETEKTIDYLKQKLKTILCSEMALILFHCLNELNDHSLITEIQSYLTSGKLNSEALSPDLWSALVYILMTSNEKFEDFELCNYGRSDTALYWLLPVIKMSKKIWLHDCNITNKGCVSLCLVLSSLSNVRELDLSNNTLQDAGVEILSKGVKNSCYEPKLREEWLFNHQNEQDNQLKYEAFLCLTAGLQDTECRLESLNLKNCGVTEAGCVYLSKALSLNPSHLKVLDLSWNNIGDSGMKHLCAAVGKIHCALETIKLNNCNITHKSCIALAKILQTVSNLKELSLSENELQDSGVMLFSVGLHHPHCKLETLRQDDSEYLC